In Glycine max cultivar Williams 82 chromosome 10, Glycine_max_v4.0, whole genome shotgun sequence, the DNA window TAGCCTCTTCTTTTTTATCGATCCCCCCTTTCTAAGTCATTCTTGTCTTGAACAAAGACAAgatggaaaaaaagagaaacaagaaaGTCGTTAAATAAACCgcaaaagagaagaagaaaggacatatttggaaaaataattataaactaaggtataaaattaaaagttggaGATATATTTAACAAATGTTCAAACCTAGACCGACTTCACTTGAGCATAAGCACGACAATGAGGCCGAATGCGTCCCGATTTTGACGGGAAAAACTCGATTGACTGGGATCGGATTCGAGTTTTCTTTGACAATCAAAGTTGGGTTCAGGGTCGAGAATGAGATTATTAATACCCGCCCCCAAATTCACTctgctaataattaatttacaaaaatattcttGCATATATATAACACACTAAAACCTCAAACTATTGgattaaattttatactaatgTTAGATTAGATTTTATGTTGTTAcgtaaaatctaaaaatatgttgtgattattatttaaagttattatttttttcattctataaaaaattgtattttttataggattttataaatatatcggGGCGAGAAAAATCTGACTCTCTCTGACAAGAATGAAGATGAGAATCAATTTATACCCCATCAAAAAGATTGGGAGTCGGGGCGGGTAAGCAAAATCCAAACTACCATCTCTGATCTAATTtatgattgatttaaaaaagaatcacacacaaatacatttttttactaacaaaaaCTTGCcctcaaaactaaaaataaattataaataaatatttcattgtcGTAATTTGATAACCAACCACAATTATTAATTACTCAAATAATTAagtatgtataaaaataatttattacatgATTTTTCCATGCTGTATTGTACTAATGTTGGGTGTACGAGTCGGTTAATAACCAACCATAGTTATTATCCCACAATACATCTTTGCATAAATCAATTACGGAGTTAATAATATGTTAGGAGTATTGTACTGTTTTGGTCATTTATAGTTTTGTGatcttgttttcatttcttcGCTTGATATGCAGACAGCAGCGgattcagaattttttttttttgcgagaacaacaaataatttataatattatcaaaaaaaaatattagctattacaaaatatgtaatattataataaaaaataaaaaatatttatatttttataaattataattatcttttatgtattttcatattttcaaaatattttatatttttattgtcaataatataaaaaattaaataaataaacaagtaaGATtgatatcaatttattttctttttttatttattagatttttcttacattcattttaaaacaatttttcttttatttttttatgagggTAATTTTCCTTACTTATTACACatgtacaaataaaaaatcttattagaACAGTTACCCCCCACCCTATAACGTGAGTATACGTACATATAATGAGTAGCAGTTGGGGATATTAATATGCTAGTCTGTTAGGTGTAAACAGACAGAGGAACGTATGAAGGTGGGGGGCCTTGCCCCGCCTCCCCTAgcttttttaaatctttttatactaagatagatatattattttttattgtatttattgtggatataattttatttttttctctttttatataaaatatttgaacatcacttatttattttgaaattttagaaatataaCCTGTTTAATATTTACATCAACTATAAATATAACCATAAAGTAAGAAATACTAATACTTAGAGATGCTGCTCAGAATTGTATTTTTCGCAAGAAAAACCAACTTATGAAAAGATTCCTCCCATGTAAATACTTCTCAAAAGTATTCATATGGATATTTAGTTTATTGAAAATCCCCATTTTCTTCGTAAAGTCTAAGAAATAGACCTAATTCATGACAAATTCTATGGTGAAAAACTAAGAATGTGTTTGGATAGGATAATTTAATTacgtaatgtattttttatagggaattaaattattttttttattaaaagtaactgtttgaatattttagtaaaagaaattcaaaattttagaattttaaaagagattttagttagttgaaaggataaaatttcaaattctatcgTCAAGGGAGTGTGAATTTGGAAATTATGTAACAGTTCTCTCTTCTCTCTGGTTCGTGAGGTTCGTCACGGAGCGTGCCTTCGAAGTTCTGGAAGATTCCTTCGGAGTCCGCCAGCTCCATGGCGACATGCTCGGGCGGCGCGTGTGCGAGTCGTGGCCTTGCGCGGAGGCGCGTTGGTCCTTGATCTCCCCCAGGCGAACACTCGGACGGCGCTGCCACTTCAGAGCTAGTGCTAGAGGAGCGGCGATTTCGGCACTTGGTTGTGACCTCGTTGTCAGAGCCGGAGCTGCAGTTTCCTCCGCGGCATCCGGTGCAGAGGGGATTGCAGGTTCCGGCGACGGTGGAGTGTTTTCAGGCTCTTTCGCCATTGTGGTTACAGTGGTTGTGGTGGTGTGCGCGGGATAAGGGAGATGAAGATTTTTCTGGTGCGATAGGGTGCAATTTGAAGCTTACTCTGAATTTGAAGCTTTTTCTGAAGAGGGAGAGGTTGAGCTTAGGGGAGAGAGGAGAATTTGggtttggttttggtttgaaATCTGATGTTGTCATTTGGTGGTAATTATGTAATTGTTGAAGAGAGAGTTTGTATCTaaacacataattttaaaaataacgaaatttaaattgaagcatttaaaattctcaaaatttaaaattctttagaattttaaataaccTCATCCAAACCTACTCTAAAGATTTTTCCCACTATGGGAGAGGAAATTTTAGActatttaagttttttctttaagTTTTATTCGGTGGCTAAGATTTCTGTTTCTTCCTTTTTCCCAAATTACCCTCTTCTTTCCCCTTCCTttgtctttcttcttccttgttCTTTGTTGCAGACCACCATCACTACACAACAACCACCACGGTGATGCCATCAAAGGAAGCCAACTACAACAATGACGACAACACTTAATAAGACTCTTCCTCCCAAGCCAACGACGACAACACATTAGCACGACAGGcaatcctttccttttttttttctctttccatcTTCAACCAACCTTTTTGGTGTCTATTTGAAGTTGACGACAACGACATCACCACTAATCTCTCCTGGCTACCGGCTACCCTTTTTCTTTCGTCATCCCCTCTCTCCATCACAAACACCACTTTACTACTAATAGACCCATTGTTTCTCCATGATCATCAATGGCTTTcaagaaaacaacaaacaacAGAGGACCCAACATAGAACAAAAAATCTAATGCAAATAAAACTATGAAGATAATGTTCAATATATTTCAGATTTGAGAAATTGATACaaaaaccaacaacaaaaatTCATGGCAACAGATTGAAGAAACAgatccaaataataataaaaaaaaagccacTCGCAAGCCTCTGCGAAATCGATCCCGAGAGACAAACACTAGACAACGAACTACCATGAAACTCCTAGTTCCTCATTCCGTCGAAGACAACTTATGTTGTCACTAGAACCTCATTTTCATCGGTATCATGAACCACACCTGAAAATGACCTTCCCTTTTGATGTATGAAACGAAGACCTCATTTACCACCGCACAATGCATCACAAAACCAATCCCTCAAACCCACCAAAGTCGCCTAACAAGAATACACTGCCGTAAATCGTTCTCCTTCACTCTCTAGCTCttcagttttgaagaaaaaatggttttaactaaaaaatttaatatgtaaatttaaagttttataataatatttaataaaaatattattaaataaaaactaggTGAAACCACTGATTTCATGTCCTACACCCAAGCCACCTAGTCTCACACCCAAGTCAGCATCACTCCCCATGGCAGCTTCCCATGGAAGCTCTGTAAGGAAGTCACGCAGGCTCGAGCTTGCCGCCTCCACCTATTTTCATTGTCGACAATCCTGTTTCTCCTTTCTCAGTTTCTCTCCCTCTCACTCTTGTGACAGCCAGAGGAACGTTCACAATCACAGTCTCTCGCTTTGTCTCTATCAGGCTCCTTCTTGCACCTGCCGTTCTCGCCATCGTTCGCGCCGTTGCCCCTCAACTTCTTGCTCTGTCCATCATCGGCGTCGACGTCCGCCACCATACCCGCCACcatctccaccaccaccacgacCAGCACGGGTTGGCACTTCGAGGATAGTGGTGTTACGACCATCTAGCTCCTGGTCGTTCACTTCGATGTTCATCGTTCTCCTTGGCTGCTATGCGGCGCAGGTCACAGATCCAATCCTTTCACCTTCCATGTTGTTGATAACCCTCGAGGGTTATCATTTGGCAGAGCCCAACTCAACAATTTTACTCACATACCTATTTTTTTCTACACCCACCCCTGTATTTGCTTGTTTTATTGTCCAACCTTAAGGACAAGGTTGTTTTTGGAGTGGTGGGTAATGATAGCAATACCATATAGAGAGAGGGGTGCGGATAGCAGCCATAGGCCCACAATTAGACTAGCTTTGCCTTGCTATTATCTTGTCGAGAGTTTGTTATAGCTAATAGGATAATTTTACAAATTCTATTTCCATTCTGTTACATTCTTGTCCCCCACTATCAAGTGTATCAGCCATTATAAATACCACGAATGAATGAAATAAAGCAAGAAAAAAGTGTTATCAGTATAGTCCCATCGCAGCAGTAAAAATTAGCAATAGCATAGAAGCTCACCCTAACATGATCCCACCAAATTAGGTAGTGAGGTGAACGGGTGACACTTTGCAGAGAGTGATGCCACGAGAGGAATTGAGTGGTACCACAAACATTTCACGTGACTTGAATCATTTACTGTAGTAAATAGAGTAAATACTTTGCATACCGACCCAAAATGGTATCTGGTtagaaaaaattacttattttgttCAAAAACCCGTGGAATTCGTCCCCAATTCAATAGTTTTACTACTATGTCATTAATTTTATCTAGAGGGTGAAGGTGAGTGTTAGCTAGTATAAATACGGGATGACTCCCCATGCATCGTCACATACACTGCAATTATGGCTACCTCCAAGTTCCATACCCAGAAGCCACTCTTTGTTGTTCTATCTGTCGTTGTGGTGCTACTCACCATGACCAAGGTAAACTCAACAAAACCGTTTCTATCACCTGGGACAAGTTCGTGCCGAACCAACCGAACGCTGATCCTCCAAGGAGACGCCCTTGTGACCTCATCGAGAAAGTTACAACTCACCAAGGTTGACGAAAGCGAGGTCTCTTGGTCGCGCCCTCTACTCCACCCCTATCCACATTTGGGACAGCGAAATCGGCAGCGTTGCCAGCTTCGCCGCTTCCTTCAACTTCACTGTTTATGCGTCCGACATAGCAAATCTGGCAGATGGGCTTGCCTTCTTCCTCGCACCAATTGACACTCAGCCTCAGACACGCGGAGGGTATCTTGGTCTATACAACAGTACTGACACACAACAACGTTATCTCTGTTGAGTTTGACACTTGGGATTCACCAAATCTACTCATCGGAATTAACGTCAATTCTATCAGATCCATCAAACTCGTCGTGGGGTTTAGCCAACGACCAAGTAACCAATGTTCTCATTACCTATGATGCCTCCACCAACCTCTTGGTTGCTTCTTTGGTTCATCCTTCGCAGAGAAGCAGCTATATCCTCTCCGATGTGCTCGATTTGAAGGTTGCTCTTCCCGAGTGGGTGAGGATAGGGTTCTCTGCTACCACCGGACTGAACGTAGCTTCGGAAACGCATGACGTGCATTCTTGGTCTTTTTCTTCCAATTTGCCATTCGGTAGCAGTAACACTAATCCTTCGGATTTTGCAATCTTTATCTAGCGTGTAACTGAAATATTGTACGTGACAAATTGAAGAAAGTGTAATAAGACTCTCGCTTCTTCCTAGTGAGTGTCATTGCTATAATAAATGTTATCTATCACATACAATTTATCGTAATGCATGTCAGACTATAACACAATTCTACTTGTCAAATGATCAATAACTCTCTCCTGGTTTAAAACTCAAGTGGCTGAGGGGGCCATACGGCAACCCAaacatttttctgtttttatacATATGAAAAAGTAGCCAAGAAACATGGTAAGCTAAGATTAGTGCccgtaaatttttaatataatgtaCCTCAAGTTCAAAGAATAACACTTTTTTAtctgacaattttttttcattcgtCTAAATAATACTGCACTCTATATCCATTGACGGACTTCAACTGCATGTAGTTTAAGAGAAAATTTACCTGATAAAGTATTTGTCACAATTTCGATatttataatactttttaaagTTGATTATTTCTCATCACATTAACTATTTTcattaatgaattatttttataatataacttttttttttttgctttcttcagACTCATGTTTTCtgtaacttttatattttcattttgtatagAGGAGTTAACACAATATAACTTAAACCTTCAAATTTTTTCTTGTGGATTTTTCATGCAAAttctttttatgaattttgtgactttcctgtatttttttttgataaatttgctattattatttttgttaaaaaaggtCATCTCCTTAAATTTGTCAAACAATTCGCagaaaatttaatgttttttcttttgcctattttcataaaaaattgtcttgcagattgttttacaaaaattattcacaaataaattctctaaattatttttgttcaacAGCTTAAAGATCATAAAACCTCTTTGAAAAGTGTTGCtaataaaaaaggatttttttaatatcataaaagttaattaattttaaaaattaatagttgaATAGTATATTTTAATGCTTAAAATcactcaaaatataatattatcaaaactattatattttataatcttaattattttagtccCTCTAAATTTTTTTCAGGCTCCGCAACTAATTGAGGTAGATAAAAGATGAGAGGGGAAGAGTCAAGAGCAGGGGTGAAACAAGAATTGATTTGGGGGGGGGGTGTTAGGAGGGAAGAAGAGTGTAGAAttggaattttaattaaaataaaggttGATGTGTGAGAATAGAGAAAATGTTGGTGAGAATAACATCCTGTTTTAACAAACGGTCTTTTTTGCTGACACGCGGGCTAGCCTATCTGAACCAGCCCATCCCCTTTTTCggcaaattatttcctaaatTCATTTGgacatatttataaatatttcaatattCAATCACGACAAATAAACGCACAATACTTTTTTGTCCATTCACaaaattgatgaaatgaagatgtCCAATCATTCCCAGTTCTCACTTTATTATGGTTTTTTGTCACATAAAGTTTTTCTTAAAACTAGCATTGAAATCCATGCATGTATGAttctaaagaagaaaaaaaatacaaaaaagaataataaataaataaaaacaaaaggagtAAAAAGAAACTTGAAAAACTGTCCGGaaagttttaataatattattgggTATTGATGAAAATGGTGCCTCACTTTAATATTAAAGTATGCCTTGAGTctgatatataattatatactttACCTAACCCAGACGCACAAGGGGGATATTCATCTTCGCCAGCCACAAATGAAAAATTTGACAGGTCAATTTCGCCAACCATGGAAAGTGAAAATATCAACTAGGAAATGCATAGTGGTTTGGTAATGGTGGCTCCCTTCAGGTggcatttttttaaatcaaaatgacACCTCACTTAGGCAATATCTTTGAATTACGACATCTCGGATCACTTGATAGATACATCACACAAGAACCTTCGAGGGAATTACCAAGCAAACACGATCAAGAGAATAATCGGAATCAACTCAAAAGATGCCCCAGCCGGCAATAAATTAAGGAAGGAATCAGGAATATTCCACGACTTTTTACTAAAATGTTAGACTTACCCGTGGtgaattaggaaaaaaatattaagatgccactttctttctttttttttttttacttagttTTGTGAATGCTTTTGGAAAGTTTGATTTGTgtcttagaattttttattaacccAAAAACATCTTTAAGGATATTAGTGGTGGAGAAATTAACCAACCAGGCCACGGTTGTTTACTATTTTGatgtagtatatttttttaatcactttaattattaaattatacgaTGCTTCCAGACAGCGTTCTGTGATTTTTCTCGTATATGTACAACtactaattattattctttgttTTCACATAGGTGTGTCTATTTTGACTGCATCATTCTTTGTTTAAATCgtttccaaattttattttcttttgacaaAAGAGAATCAACTAATTTCCATCGATACAGtggatttaatttaatacaGAGGGAATTGCACGGAAACAATTATTGTTGTGATTCTCTAAAGAAGACTTAGGTATGATTGTTGTTCTAACCATTTCAAAGCTCTCAGCATGGCATAGAACTCTCCTTGTTGACATCCATAAATCCATAATAGCATCAATCGAGTCGTATGAGCATATTTGGTTTTCAATTCAAAGgatgaaaatgtttttacaaaCCTCGTCTTGCTATTAGATACCCAAACATGCACTATAACCTTGAATAAAGTTACCTTCCTCATCTCTGACACAACATTCAAATCCGATTTTGcccaaatctttaaaaaatgcaaCATCAGTATTGCATTTAACAAACCCATGTATGTGGTGGTTTCCTCCCACCTGAATCCTCAACATTGGCAGGCAACTAAACCGTAAACCCTTGTTTCATAGATTGTGCTTCCTCCAGCGCCATGAACTCCAAAGAATCATTACTAATCTTTTAGAATTTTCAGAACTTAAGAATACATTTAGAACTTTGAAAATAAGCTCTACAAATGTGCTACAGCTGCATAAGGGGCTCCTCCTATTGAACAATTGTCCCCTTCTCTAAGCCATGGTTGCTGCCCACATATTGATCAAAGACCCGTCACCTATACGCTAAGCATGCGCGTATTTAACACGATTCCATGAATAGAAACACGTTTTAGAGTATTTGTTATGTCACATGCTTATATGCTCACAATTTAGATTCGAATGGCAGTAAAAACTATATTTAGTAAGAAACCAGTGTTGATTAACCGTACGCAGCCTCGTCTTTGGGAAAAACCACgtcaaatttataaaacaacGCAGAAGACATAGTGCGTGTTTGGATATACGTTTTGTAGAATTGATTCTAAATCAacgtgattttataaaattaattttaaagaaacgTGATTTTGGAATTTTGTCTGAATACttatatctaaaaattaattttcacattCAATATTGTTTGGAAActtgtttttaaaatcaattttgaatgtataaattactaaaatggacattaattatttgaaaaagtattttgtattaaacatattttaaatagttaaaaataaaacataattggagatattttatattagatacataaaaattgaacactaaatatatatatatatatatatatatatatatatatatatataatttaaaaataaataattaaatttatatcatattttttgcacaataaaattaataattgaaaacatttgcataatatttacaaaactaaattagccaattaaatataaaatagcaatataaaaagatacagacttacaaaaatatattaaatatgttgttaggtaagtaaaatttaagttgatatttttttttggaataaagTGCAGCACATTTCCtaataataacttatttttatatttattagtgAAAGAGTATTTAGTGCATGAATAGGTCGGTGAGAAAGGATATAAATGTTAGAATGAAAATATATACCGATGTTGACcattcaaaagtaaaaaaaaaaaagaaaaaaataatattcacaaAAGTTAATTTTGTTGGATTCATAAGCTACTTTAAATTAACGCACGTCCAATGAAAACTAACGCGGTTTTAAACTACACATAATAAAATGCATTGGAAAAATGTAAATCCACTTGATGCAAAAATTGTCattctaatatatttaattttttttattattattataatttagagttaattcaattaatttttaaaacttgccCCCTTTAAATGATTTCATCATCTAAAAGAACTTAATAATACATCACAACTTTATTATTCTGAATGAATACTTGTGGAAGCATTGTCTAAATGTAAAATTAACTTGTTCCCTTAGTTCTTCTACAACTATCTTACGGATTCTTACAAGAggaatatgttttaaaaaaaaacaaacttacttTTATTTACTAAGTTCAAAAAGTAACAGAGAGGGGCCATATTGCTAAACGAAATTGCGACAACCCCGATCCATCGCAGATACTTAGTCCAAATTCCAAACAAACTTATATATTCTGAATTCGGCTTACtccaatttgtaattttaaacagaaacataattttatatcgATACACAATGCCAGTCACTACGACAAAGCAGATACATTCAATTCAACTATATAACGACGATAGTGCACACACAAAACATAAACAcagatcttaaaaaaaaaaaacagcacaCCAACACACGATATAACTCATAAACATCTAACACCATTCCCTTTCTTTATTCACCAAAACACTAGGGAACATCAACAATAAACCTAGCCTAATTGAAGTACTATCAAGCAAACAGGCCTTGATTTCCATGGAGGAGCATGTCAGGTGACGCCATCATAGGGTGGGGGATCTGC includes these proteins:
- the LOC547726 gene encoding LOW QUALITY PROTEIN: lectin (The sequence of the model RefSeq protein was modified relative to this genomic sequence to represent the inferred CDS: inserted 7 bases in 4 codons; deleted 1 base in 1 codon), whose product is MATSKFHTQKPLFVVLSVVVVLLTMTKVNSXKTVSITWDKFVPNQPNLILQGDALVTSSRKLQLTKVDESXRSLGRALYSTPIHIWDSEIGSVASFAASFNFTVYASDIANLADGLAFFLAPIDTQPQTRGGYLGLYNSTDTXNNVISVEFDTWDSPNLLIGINVNSIRSIKXSSWGLANDQVTNVLITYDASTNLLVASLVHPSQRSSYILSDVLDLKVALPEWVRIGFSATTGLNVASETHDVHSWSFSSNLPFGSSNTNPSDFAIFI